Proteins encoded by one window of Salvia splendens isolate huo1 chromosome 7, SspV2, whole genome shotgun sequence:
- the LOC121742163 gene encoding thioredoxin-like 3-1, chloroplastic, giving the protein MSILSPNSHILYREIYQKEAQQQQLWSSSVWVKPNGLGLGLDRCRNECRKRAKRDLRNWAFWPELSKPSSVEMEPIQDSEHFDRILESAKELSQPLLIDWMATWCRKCIFLKPKLEKLAAEFDTK; this is encoded by the exons ATGTCAATTTTGTCACCGAATTCACACATTCTGTACCGAGAAATCTACCAAAAGGAGGCACAGCAGCAGCAGTTGTGGAGCAGTTCGGTCTGGGTAAAACCAAATGGGTTGGGTTTGGGTTTGGATCGCTGCagaaacgagtgcagaaaacgAGCAAAGAGAGATTTGAGAAATTGGGCGTTTTGGCCTGAATTGTCCAAGCCTTCATCTGTGGAGATGGAGCCAATTCAAGATAGCGAGCACTTTGATCGGATTTTGGAATCTGCTAAAGAGCTGTCTCAGCCCCTTCTTATTGAttg GATGGCAACCTGGTGCAGAAAATGCATATTTCTGAAACCAAAATTGGAGAAGTTAGCTGCTGAATTTGATACCAAGTGA